A single region of the Pseudorhodoplanes sp. genome encodes:
- the lspA gene encoding signal peptidase II, translating into MASGPSKPSFLWGPLSRDGFTVAVITLLLDQALKLWLLFGYDLAGKGRVRVLPFFDLVLTWNRGISYGLFQQDTARGRFLLLAITIGAMIVLWLWLARAGNRLVALSLGLIIGGALGNAIDRLAYGAVADFALFHVTTANFTFSWYVFNLADAAIVAGVAGLLYDSLLGDRAAKAP; encoded by the coding sequence ATGGCTTCCGGACCATCCAAACCCTCTTTCCTCTGGGGTCCCCTGAGCCGCGACGGCTTCACCGTCGCCGTGATCACCCTGCTGCTCGACCAGGCACTGAAGCTCTGGCTGCTGTTCGGCTATGACCTCGCCGGCAAGGGACGGGTGCGGGTGCTGCCGTTTTTCGACCTGGTGCTGACCTGGAACCGCGGCATCAGCTACGGGCTGTTCCAGCAGGACACTGCGCGCGGCCGGTTTCTCCTTCTCGCCATCACCATCGGGGCCATGATCGTTCTCTGGCTCTGGCTGGCGCGGGCCGGGAACCGCCTCGTGGCCCTGTCGCTGGGTCTGATCATCGGCGGGGCGCTGGGCAATGCCATCGACCGGCTGGCCTATGGGGCGGTGGCGGATTTCGCCCTGTTTCACGTCACTACGGCCAATTTTACCTTTAGCTGGTACGTCTTTAACCTCGCTGACGCGGCCATCGTTGCCGGGGTGGCGGGACTTCTGTATGACTCCCTCCTTGGTGACCGCGCCGCAAAAGCGCCCTGA
- the ileS gene encoding isoleucine--tRNA ligase: MSKPERDYSETLFLPQTDFPMRAGLPEREPQLLARWQKQNLFHRLRETAKGRPKFVLHDGPPYANGNIHIGHAVNKILKDVVTRSQQMLGFDSNYVPGWDCHGLPIEWKIEEEYRAKGKNKDTVPINEFRRECRAFAQKWIEVQREEFKRLGVEGDWDNYYSTMSFPAEAQIARELMKFVQNGTLYRGSKPVMWSVVEKTALAEAEVEYEDYTSDMVWVKFPVRFAHARDEKAFKRLEKDFSNASVVIWTTTPWTLPGNRAISYSSKIAYGLYRITEAPADNWAKTGDLLILADSLAADVFKQARVTAFDKVRNVTAAELAAIGCVHPLKGANGGYEFTVPLLDGDHVTSDTGTGFVHTAPGHGREDFDIWMANARALEARGISSAIPYTVDENGAFTEQAPGFTGKRVLNDKGEKGDANETVIKALAEAGNIIARGRLKHQYPHSWRSKKPVIYRNTPQWFIAMDKDIADSKGGVKQGDTLRHRALDAIKVTRWVPAAGENRITGMIESRPDWVISRQRAWGVPITVFVREKGDGSVEILKDEAVNNRIASAFELEGADAWYEANATERFLGPRAKEGWKKVDDILDVWFDSGSTHAFVLEDPKHFPGLASIRRRKDGGDDTVMYLEGSDQHRGWFHSSLLESCGTRGVAPYDVVLTHGFALDENGRKMSKSLGNVVAPQDVMKQAGADILRMWVCATDYADDLRIGPEILKTNVETYRKLRNTLRWMLGNLAHFKEEDRVAFEKMPELERLMLHRLAELDAQVRQAYAGFDYKRIFALLNAFMTSDLSAFYFDIRKDTLYCDPISSQKRKAALTVIDHLFRCTVTWLAPMLCFTAEECWLSRYGDTAPSVHLQLFSDVPAAWRDDRLADKWRKIRNVRRVVTGALELERAQKRIGSSLEAAPIVHVADTDLFGAIVDADLAEICITSAATLVEGEGPADAFRLDDVTGVSVLPRRAEGRKCARSWKISESVGEDPDYPDVTPRDAKALREWDALRRAAE; the protein is encoded by the coding sequence ATGAGCAAGCCCGAACGCGATTATTCCGAGACCCTGTTTCTGCCGCAGACCGATTTCCCGATGCGGGCCGGTCTGCCCGAGCGCGAGCCGCAATTGCTGGCGCGCTGGCAGAAGCAGAACCTGTTTCACCGCTTGCGCGAGACGGCGAAGGGCCGCCCGAAATTCGTCCTGCATGACGGTCCGCCCTATGCCAACGGCAACATCCATATCGGGCACGCGGTCAACAAAATCCTCAAGGACGTGGTGACGCGCAGCCAGCAGATGCTCGGCTTCGATTCCAACTACGTGCCGGGATGGGACTGTCATGGCCTGCCGATCGAATGGAAGATCGAAGAGGAGTATCGCGCCAAAGGCAAAAACAAGGACACGGTGCCGATCAACGAATTCCGCCGCGAGTGCCGCGCCTTCGCGCAGAAGTGGATCGAGGTGCAGCGCGAGGAGTTCAAGCGGCTCGGCGTCGAGGGCGACTGGGACAATTACTATTCGACCATGAGCTTCCCGGCGGAAGCGCAGATCGCGCGCGAGCTGATGAAGTTCGTTCAGAACGGCACGCTCTATCGCGGCTCAAAGCCGGTGATGTGGTCAGTGGTGGAGAAGACCGCACTCGCCGAAGCAGAGGTCGAGTACGAGGACTACACCTCCGACATGGTATGGGTAAAGTTTCCGGTGCGCTTCGCGCATGCGCGCGACGAGAAGGCGTTCAAACGCCTTGAAAAGGATTTCAGCAATGCGTCGGTCGTGATCTGGACCACCACGCCCTGGACGCTGCCCGGCAACCGAGCGATCAGCTATTCCTCGAAGATCGCCTACGGTCTCTACAGGATTACCGAGGCGCCCGCCGATAACTGGGCCAAGACCGGCGATCTCCTGATCCTCGCGGATTCACTTGCCGCCGATGTCTTCAAGCAGGCGCGCGTCACGGCATTCGACAAGGTGCGGAACGTCACCGCCGCCGAGCTTGCGGCGATCGGTTGCGTGCATCCATTGAAAGGTGCCAACGGCGGATACGAGTTCACCGTTCCGCTGCTTGATGGCGATCATGTCACCTCGGATACGGGTACCGGCTTCGTGCACACAGCCCCGGGTCATGGCCGCGAGGACTTCGACATCTGGATGGCGAATGCGCGCGCGCTGGAAGCGCGCGGGATCTCGTCAGCCATTCCCTATACGGTCGACGAGAACGGCGCCTTCACCGAACAGGCGCCGGGGTTCACCGGCAAACGCGTGCTCAACGACAAGGGCGAGAAGGGCGACGCCAACGAGACGGTGATCAAGGCTCTGGCCGAGGCCGGCAACATCATCGCGCGCGGCCGCCTCAAGCACCAGTATCCGCATTCCTGGCGCTCGAAGAAGCCGGTGATCTATCGCAACACGCCGCAATGGTTCATTGCGATGGACAAGGATATTGCCGACAGCAAAGGCGGCGTGAAGCAGGGCGACACGCTGCGCCACCGCGCGCTTGACGCCATCAAGGTGACGCGCTGGGTGCCGGCCGCCGGCGAGAACCGCATCACCGGCATGATCGAGAGCCGCCCCGACTGGGTGATCTCGCGCCAGCGCGCCTGGGGCGTGCCGATCACCGTGTTCGTGCGCGAGAAGGGTGACGGCTCGGTCGAGATTCTGAAGGACGAGGCGGTGAACAACCGCATCGCCTCCGCCTTCGAGCTGGAAGGCGCTGACGCCTGGTACGAGGCGAACGCGACCGAACGTTTTCTTGGTCCGCGCGCGAAGGAAGGCTGGAAGAAGGTCGACGACATTCTCGATGTGTGGTTCGATTCCGGCTCGACGCATGCCTTCGTGCTGGAAGACCCGAAGCATTTTCCGGGGCTCGCCAGCATCCGCCGCAGGAAGGACGGCGGCGACGACACGGTCATGTATCTGGAAGGCTCCGACCAGCATCGCGGCTGGTTCCATTCCTCGCTGCTGGAAAGCTGCGGCACGCGCGGGGTTGCGCCTTATGACGTCGTGCTCACGCACGGCTTCGCGCTCGACGAGAACGGCCGCAAGATGTCGAAGTCGCTCGGCAATGTGGTGGCGCCGCAGGACGTGATGAAGCAGGCGGGCGCCGATATTCTCCGGATGTGGGTGTGCGCCACCGACTATGCCGACGACCTGCGCATCGGCCCGGAAATCCTGAAGACCAATGTCGAGACCTACCGCAAGCTGCGCAATACCTTGCGCTGGATGCTCGGCAATCTCGCGCATTTCAAGGAAGAGGATCGCGTCGCTTTCGAGAAGATGCCGGAACTTGAGCGGCTGATGCTGCATCGCCTCGCCGAGCTCGACGCGCAGGTGCGGCAGGCTTACGCGGGTTTCGATTACAAACGCATCTTCGCTTTGCTCAACGCGTTCATGACCTCGGACCTGTCGGCTTTCTATTTCGACATCCGCAAGGACACCCTCTATTGCGATCCGATCTCTTCTCAGAAGCGCAAGGCGGCGCTTACCGTCATCGACCATCTGTTCCGCTGCACGGTGACGTGGCTCGCGCCGATGCTGTGCTTCACAGCGGAGGAATGCTGGCTCTCGCGCTATGGAGACACGGCGCCGTCGGTGCATCTGCAGCTTTTTTCCGATGTGCCGGCCGCGTGGCGCGATGACAGGCTCGCCGATAAGTGGCGCAAGATTCGCAATGTGCGGCGCGTGGTCACCGGCGCGCTAGAGCTCGAGCGCGCGCAGAAGCGTATCGGCTCCTCGCTCGAGGCGGCGCCGATCGTGCATGTCGCGGACACGGATCTGTTCGGCGCGATCGTCGATGCCGATCTTGCGGAAATCTGCATCACCTCCGCGGCGACCCTGGTGGAAGGGGAGGGGCCGGCCGACGCCTTCCGTCTGGACGATGTGACGGGCGTCTCGGTGCTGCCGCGCCGCGCGGAAGGCAGGAAATGCGCGCGCTCCTGGAAAATTTCCGAAAGTGTCGGCGAAGACCCGGATTATCCCGACGTGACGCCGCGTGACGCGAAAGCCTTGCGCGAATGGGACGCGCTGCGGCGGGCAGCGGAGTAG